The following DNA comes from Cucumis sativus cultivar 9930 chromosome 7, Cucumber_9930_V3, whole genome shotgun sequence.
TCTTTGATAATTCTTCTCCTACGGAGTGGCACAGTCGAAATGCTCCCAGGAGCGCTGTGAGCTTTCCTCctctcttctttccttctctcGGCGTCAATAATCGTGCGTCGGAGTGCAGCGGCTTTGAATATCGGTTTCGGTAAGTGTCTATGCCTGTAGTGAAAAACCCgagtttaaagttttaaaatcccTTTCCAATACTACTGTTTCCTTATTGTTACAGCATATGAAACGGCAGTTAAGAACAAGAGACGGCAATGAGGAATCCTCTTTCCGATGGTAAAAGAGAAACCGATTAAATGTGCGTGTGTATGATGCATACACATCAGACTTGGTGTCATGAAATTATAGGATGCAGATAGAGGCTAAACAAATAAGCAGTGCATGAATACCGGACAAGAGTTTTACCTCACAATACGCTTAACCTCAGGAAGATGTTTATAACGATTCTTAACAGCCTCTTGATattcatgttttcttttctccctcGGAAGAAGCTGCagcaaatattaatttagaagTAAATTGATAAATCCCAAATGTATTGAAAGATAAATGTAATTGAAAACAAGATAAACCCGATAAATTCATGTGGTAGATGTACTTGGACCATACCAATCTTGAGATCACCTCGCTGTATTAACAACCATCTTCTCTAACAACTCAACTAATCGCTAATATGCACTTAATACACTCCAATCAAAAGagaatttgtaaaataaaaatagggCTGTAAACATTGACGTATTCATTATCCAGCTCGAGCAAGTGCAGATACTTGgcaaaaataaagagagagaggattCTTACAACTCCTAATTGTTCAGATGCCTTGGCTTTCCAAAGCCGAAGGTTGGTGTCATCACTCCCTGATATCACATAACTTGCATCACAGCTGAACCTGACGCAGAACACcctaaaaaaccaaaaaggaTGCAGTAACATCAGCAAAAAAGAACGATCATTATTCATATTTGAGCATTCACCAATCACATTAAATGTATTGAAACTAATTGCACATCGGAAGGCTTCAATCAAATGATAAAcctacaaaacaaataattaacttgGACCAAAGGCTAGAATAATGGTGCAACCTTTGCATTCTTTTGGTATGATAAATCTCACGGCTGTGACCCCCGTTATATGGAAAGATTCTTATCtgcaaaattaattacatgatAGGTTAAAAACATaacttgaaaaataagatacaAAATGTTGAACATAACCTGGGTTGGAACTCACTGTTCTATCGTATGAGCCAGTAACAAATTCTCGACCACTTGGTGAAAAATCAATATCCATTCTGAAAGAAAGTGCTAAATGTTAACACGAGTTTTACTAAAGCTTGAAGTTAAGGAGTGGCACTATTTAATTcttataaaccaaaataaaaagtttgtttcATACACTGCAGATACATGATCTCTGTGCACACATTTTGCCTCATCAAGTTTCCTAGAATCGTAGCTATAACAGTTGCAATCTTCATTTGCCTGGAAAGCATAGAGTAAGAGGAATTATTCTTAAGGGAACAAAGAACAATTGTAAACATACTAGATGGTTAAAAGAATGACAAGAACATAAAAAGTTAGACtacttataaaatttaatgagGCCTGCTATAAACTATTATACACGTAAGAACAAAGAagtatttgattattatattGTCTGCATTTTGATAAAAGCAACAAAGCCAAAAAGCTAAGACAACATCAAGCAATATCAAATCTTAAAGATCCATTCATGTGCTTACAGCAGTGAAGTTCATTGGCTCCCTTGGATTCCAACAAATAGAATTAGTTTTTGTCTGTCACAAGAAAGGTACCCATAAGAATACACAAAACGAAACAAAAGATTTCAAAGCAACTCTTTTGACTAACTGCCACCATCATACCCTCATAATTACTTTCCTTGCAGGGGATGACATGCGCAAATCATACAATGCAATACTTCGATCACtacaagatgaaaaaaaatagcataGAGGGTTAAAAATACTCCCatcatataaaaatgaaaatgaagtgaTCAGCAACACGGAAAATTTTACTGGATTAAACACCATTACTAGTTCCATATTGCCCttttcatcctttttcttttctttttttcctttgatagAGCTAGTTCAAATCCACACTACTTCATTTATGAAGAtgtaatacatatatttaatcaCCACAAAACTCCCGACATCCATAATATCAGAGGTTCTTTTAACTCAGAGGGAAAAGAAATCGTGTATTTCCATGAATGCCCACTATCAATAGGAACTATTTACTAAAGCATAAACAACTTATTGAATCAAATATTCACAGATCCCTGTCATGGAGAAGTAGGATAAAGATAATGTAATAATGCCCCAAGTAACTTTCACTCTGACCacgaaaaaattaaattaaaaaaaataaaaa
Coding sequences within:
- the LOC101207346 gene encoding DDB1- and CUL4-associated factor 13, translating into MKVKVISRSTDEFTRERSHDLQRVFRNFDPSLRTQEKAVEYVRAVNAAKLDKMFAKPFIGAMDGHMDSVSCMAKNPNHLKGIFSGSMDGDIRLWDIANRRTVYQFPGHQGAVRGLTASTDGRILISCGTDCTVRLWNVPVPTLNSYETSNNSSEPLAVYVWKNAFWAIDHQWDGNLFATAGAQLDIWDHNRSQPVSSYEWGTDSVISVRFNPGEPNVLATSASDRSIALYDLRMSSPARKVIMRTKTNSICWNPREPMNFTAANEDCNCYSYDSRKLDEAKCVHRDHVSAVMDIDFSPSGREFVTGSYDRTIRIFPYNGGHSREIYHTKRMQRVFCVRFSCDASYVISGSDDTNLRLWKAKASEQLGVLLPREKRKHEYQEAVKNRYKHLPEVKRIVRHRHLPKPIFKAAALRRTIIDAERRKEERRKAHSAPGSISTVPLRRRRIIKEVE